The genomic DNA CTACAGGTGCTAACACATGGGGGCTTTCACATTCGATCGGGTTAAAACATTTAGATAAAGATTTAACTTACTTCATCGATGAgtggattttgttttctttggcggCCGTTTCGAATTTTTCGGTCAGATGGTGCGAGATCTGGAGCCAAGAAATATCGGGGGTCTGGGACAGTCGAAAAACTCTCGGAAGATCCAATCGCTTGCCGAGTGTGAAGCGACATATTATCAGAGATACGAGCGGCTCCAAAGATTTCTTGGTTGCAGATGTCGTACCAGCAGACCGCAAAGTTCAAAATGGCcgcaaaagaaagcaaatttcTCCTATCGATATTAAAGTAAATGATCATTATTCTAAGAACGTTTTTCTTCGAATAAGAGTTCGGGCGCTTATCGAAAATTTCGGCTCAAAGAAGGggcgtttttaaaaaagagtgCGCTTAATCGAGGAGGGCATTGGTTATCAAGCGTACTGAAGTCCCATTACACAAAGGGAAAGGGGGAGCTTATTCgagggggcgcttatttaatATTTTGGCCTAGGGGGTGAGCGCTTACTCGGGGGAGGacgcttattcgaggaaatacggtattgtAACCTGATCGAATGTGAGAGCCCCCCGTGGCTAAAGCTCAGAGCCACTTTTAATTATCACCAAACGAGAAAGTCTCAAAAACTCCCCAGGTACGGTGATGATTAACCCAAAGGAGTTTAGTTTTTAAGAAGCGACATTACCTCGTCATCTGAAGTACATGAAACGGCGTGTCTTGCaccactacaaaattttcttaacaCTCCGGCCTGGGGAGTCAAGCATGGCTCCTACGAATAGTACAAGATCATAATAATAGGATTAGTCTCCAATCATCTTGAATCATCGTGGGTCACGACGACTCACGACGACAGTCTCCGGTCGGTATGAGACGTCGGTTAGTTGGTTAGCCTCAAATCACTGGGCTATTCACAcaaaaatagatttaaaaatttattctcGGGATCTTCTCTTGGGAGAGTAATCAGTCTTAATTCTTCTACCACGTAAACGCTTTGTTTGATGCAACAAGCTTATATATCCAAAACAATTAAACACTTGCTAAAAACAACTAAATAAGCTCCATGGGTGAGAGATTCCTACCAACGAGTTTCTGCTTGTATAGTTTTTTCATTACAAgccaaacaacaaagaaacaaccaaccaaaaagcaataaataaagAGTGCGGCCTTCGGTGAAGAAGTAATTTGCTGTCTACCAACtgagttacagtcaaaccaagaaAACTGTGAGGGCCGAGAGCAAAAAAGGTGGATTCTATTTAGCTCTCTTTGCAACTCGACGAACTCCTGCGGAAACGGCTGCCACGCAGGTCAACTGTAAGGTGAACAGATCAACGTCAGAGTGATTTTAAGCGTGAAGTATCCAGCGCTACACCTTCGCCAGAGCGAATCGAGGGATAATCGTCGAAAGAAAAAGTTCCCTTATTTTCAGTTTCAGGTTTAGATGCGCATGAAGATGTTTGGTCCATCGTGAACGATGATGATCAAAACTTCCATTTCAGTTGAGcatagttaacaattattggttcctttttttttttttaagaataatcAAGATCGAGGTAAGTTTTGTCAACCGTGGCCAAAGGCTTATAACACTTGCCGAGTCCTTGATTATACCGGATTTCACAAAAGCCGAATCTAATCAGAATTGtactgaagaaaataacgacaaacacagcGCACCAAGGAACATAGTTTGAAATTGCACGTGGAAATTGTGCATTGCGCGCGCACGAAACTAATCTGTACTTTGTGCTTATtaccaaaattaactgtaggatCTTAGCCAATGAGACAGTTTAGAGAGTACCATgtataataacaacaacaacaacaacaataataataataataatataaactATAGGAAAAATGTCTAATATACCTATCCTTCCTTTGCGAGCGATCCTCTCAAATAACCTGTTGATAAATATCACGTAAAAAGATAAACGATGACTTAAGTTATGTATTCATCATTTCCTATATTAACTCTCACCATCTgtctaaagaaaacgaaagaaatgCCGGTGCACCAATTACTAGTCCCTTGAAGCAACCTTTATACATGCGATTTTTTTCTGCGCTGTAGCGGCGCCTGAGGCGAGAGAGACAGTATTCTTCATCCCCTGCTGTGACTGGCAACAACTCCTTCttcatacatttattatttttaaaaactccaAAATGGTTTTACTCCAAAGAAGGGCTTGgcaagtaataaaaataaacgtaaaggaataaaaaaaggGATCAAAAAAGCCCACTCTATGACGATTACCATCAGCTTTGTTTCAAGCCTGTAGGGTACTAAACATGAACCACCCTTGACTGAGATATGATTTGCTTTCTTAAaaacaattgcaagaaaaagcctacaccaaaaatccaaaatgTTAATGCGGAGAGTGATCGTCTTTTAAAAAACCTGTTATAAAAAGCAGAGAGAACTTTGTCTCATGATAAGCAAGTGTTTACGGGCCGGGCCTCCTTTTTCTAACAAATAACTGATGGAATTATCTGTAAGTGAATATTTTGAACTAAGTTTGCATACCCTTCTTTATTCATTGACAGTTTTCCAAAGTTTGGacctaaaaaacaaacaaacaaggaatAACGTTAACAAGGCAaggaaaaaatagaattaaGAAAACATGAAACGCTTTGCCAGGTGTAACTTCCCTCGGGGCCTCTCAAGCAAACTTGGTATGTCCACTCGACAACTGATGAAAAAACTAAACTTGGAGAAATGCAGAGGTCTACAAATCAGGCGAGATGTAACCCAAGCATTAGTCTTCTACATTTCTACTACTCACATTCGAACCACTATTCTcactgcataattaattagcttgTCACAAGAATTCTTTATAATCTTGCGCATTTCCTCGCGGGATCGCGCATGCTCGCAGCGGTTGTAATGCTTTGCGCCCCTCGACTATAAGATTCGCCACTCCGTCTGAAAAACGGTCATTTTTAATGATGGTGCTCCGGGACCACGGACAATTTTCGCGATCTAAACCCACCCCATTTCCTGGTGGCCGTTGAGAACTTGAACGTTTCTCCTCGTTGCATTCCTATTACTTAATATTATGCGGTGAGGTAATGAGTATGCATTGCTGTGAGGAAATGTTACGCGTTTTCTTGCTGATAGTTTTGGGAATTAGCGTAGTATAATACTACACCAGCTCTAAAAGATGGATTTTCGAGTCTTGTAAAACACAGCACGGAGTCAGAAATCTGTTCTCTTGTGAAGATAAAGTAAacaaatttaccatttttaattttcagttgaacCAACTCCATGCAGGCTTTAGCATCTCCGATTGAACAATGGCCATCTAATCCATTTTGAATCTTTTTACTGTACATAGAAAAAGTTTCAATTACATCGCAAGAAACACAGAAGTGCAGGCCAAAGATTACAAATGAATATTGCCACTAAACAAACTGGAAATTACTGAGATGCCCTTGGAAAAAGGTGGAAAGTACGCACGCGATTGAACACTTACTTCAAAAACTGTTTAGTGAGGCATTTGAGTGAAGATTTAAATAAAGGACCACTACTACTGTCATATAAGACTGAAGTGTCAATCACACGTCTGTGATGCagctaaaaagaaataaatataagGTAAACATTAGAGAAATACAATGATTTCTATACAATCAGAGAATATCTTGACAGATGAAATAACAATACCTTAAAGATTGAAGGTTTCAAGGCTATTTTGTTACTAGGGAAATTAGACGCATCTTACATAAGTTGCGTTTTAGGAATCCAAAACGAATGGATAAAGAGAGAAACCTTTCTTGGCGGAATAATGGTcacgt from Porites lutea chromosome 6, jaPorLute2.1, whole genome shotgun sequence includes the following:
- the LOC140940935 gene encoding uncharacterized protein, giving the protein MKFKIRCETAEGLEFTRISVIDESFNVIYDTLVKPTRPIIDYKTKFSGITKKTLENVTTSLDDVQKCLIDLLPHDTILIRHSLENDLRALKLHHRRVIDTSVLYDSSSGPLFKSSLKCLTKQFLNKKIQNGLDGHCSIGDAKACMELVQLKIKNGKFVYFIFTREQISDSVLCFTRLENPSFRAGVVLYYANSQNYQQENA